From Fibrobacter sp., one genomic window encodes:
- a CDS encoding helix-turn-helix domain containing protein yields the protein MPREIPFVPFQSDQEILDFVHALTGDRKADTAVGKARGLSDFQISVLRQVFGKSGPANTKFVSDDVREQIIEQYKAGVNVQEISKNFDVSVSRIYDFLAKAKCDRNRRDFWTPIKERGLMQMRDKKHMMWKDIARFFGKTINCVERKYKYMKMVEARTAELANVKSQSTFETENSVEMEKTDD from the coding sequence ATGCCTAGAGAAATTCCGTTTGTTCCATTTCAGTCCGATCAGGAAATATTGGACTTTGTACATGCGTTGACCGGGGACCGTAAGGCGGATACTGCTGTCGGTAAGGCCCGTGGGTTGAGTGATTTTCAGATATCCGTACTGCGGCAAGTATTTGGGAAATCAGGCCCGGCTAACACGAAATTCGTATCTGATGATGTTCGTGAGCAGATTATCGAACAGTATAAGGCTGGTGTTAATGTCCAAGAGATATCCAAGAATTTCGATGTATCGGTTTCCCGGATATATGATTTTCTGGCAAAAGCCAAGTGTGACAGGAACCGGCGTGATTTCTGGACCCCGATCAAGGAACGTGGCCTGATGCAGATGAGGGACAAGAAACATATGATGTGGAAAGACATCGCAAGGTTCTTTGGAAAGACGATCAACTGTGTCGAACGTAAATATAAGTACATGAAGATGGTCGAGGCCAGAACGGCGGAACTCGCCAATGTTAAGTCACAATCTACGTTTGAAACTGAAAATTCTGTTGAAATGGAAAAGACCGACGATTAG
- a CDS encoding transposase, whose product MVELKTYKYKLYDRDALKYLDGILVIAGRIYNHCIALHRRYYGIYNKMLNKYQLQKHLTKLKRQYPEWNEVPSQAIQDITDRIDRAYRLFFSNLKSGKKTNPPHFQKTDKYRSFTTKQAGYKFHGLNRVKIGKKDFPYWNSRNFDGNVKTLTVKRKSNGFYIYIVVEQECTQTEWTKSGEIVGFDFSLHDFLVSSNGDDCSMPKILRKNLNSLRNLSEKYRRSKGKRGSLRTLQKLHEKVANQRLDMHWKLARQMCRDYDVMVFETLDLANMSKKYKKSMYDFGFNTFLNILEYVAHKTGKTVMYADKWYPSSQLCSKCGFQNHELKDVSIRHWICPSCGAEHDRDRNAAINLCKVGASTFGTCCSQ is encoded by the coding sequence ATGGTTGAATTGAAGACGTACAAGTACAAGCTGTATGATCGGGATGCGTTAAAGTATCTCGACGGCATACTTGTTATTGCTGGTCGGATATACAACCACTGTATAGCTTTGCACCGTAGGTACTACGGCATATACAATAAGATGCTGAACAAGTATCAGTTGCAGAAGCACTTAACCAAATTGAAACGACAGTATCCAGAGTGGAATGAGGTTCCTTCGCAAGCCATACAAGATATAACGGATAGAATAGACCGAGCATATCGGCTGTTCTTCTCGAACTTGAAATCTGGGAAGAAGACTAATCCTCCTCACTTTCAGAAGACAGATAAATACCGTTCATTCACGACGAAGCAAGCTGGATATAAGTTCCATGGTTTAAATCGTGTTAAGATAGGCAAGAAAGACTTCCCCTACTGGAATAGTAGAAATTTCGATGGCAATGTCAAAACATTGACCGTCAAACGCAAGAGTAACGGCTTCTATATATACATTGTCGTAGAGCAAGAATGTACACAGACAGAGTGGACTAAATCGGGTGAAATCGTTGGTTTCGACTTCAGTCTGCATGACTTCTTGGTTTCCTCTAACGGTGATGATTGCAGTATGCCTAAAATTTTGCGGAAGAACCTCAATTCTTTAAGGAACTTATCGGAGAAATACCGTAGGTCTAAAGGTAAACGAGGTTCGCTGCGTACATTGCAGAAGCTACATGAGAAGGTGGCTAATCAGCGTTTGGACATGCACTGGAAGCTGGCACGGCAAATGTGCCGTGACTACGATGTGATGGTGTTCGAGACGCTAGACTTAGCTAATATGTCCAAGAAATACAAGAAATCGATGTATGACTTCGGGTTCAACACTTTCTTGAACATACTGGAGTATGTGGCACACAAGACTGGCAAGACCGTTATGTATGCGGACAAGTGGTATCCATCTAGTCAGCTATGCTCCAAATGTGGATTTCAAAACCACGAATTGAAGGATGTATCTATACGACATTGGATATGTCCTAGCTGTGGTGCAGAACATGATAGGGATAGGAACGCCGCAATTAACTTATGTAAGGTAGGGGCATCTACCTTTGGGACATGTTGCTCGCAGTAG
- a CDS encoding glycosyltransferase, whose protein sequence is MRFYNDISLITANFNNPDLTRFMIKSFLNKGVGNIPITIIDNSNAGAFNLMPVERDCEISVVNNNNYKLTKNWGVGELSKNHAHSLDYAIKHASSKWVIICDNDILFKPAIIDLLNEIKDSQYAVIGEIGHDSVPPSRLFPYLCIINKSLIDKYRINFFDPKRCMIKFTDPQTGMLSNHYDTGYSFLEDVLANHLPIKKINLDTYCTHFLHASQNAKGVNKEDRILQWIVSNKHLIV, encoded by the coding sequence ATGAGATTTTACAACGACATTTCACTGATAACCGCTAATTTTAATAACCCAGATTTAACACGATTTATGATTAAATCATTCCTAAATAAGGGGGTGGGGAATATACCAATTACGATTATTGATAATAGCAATGCGGGTGCGTTTAATTTGATGCCGGTTGAACGTGACTGTGAAATTAGCGTTGTAAATAACAATAATTACAAATTAACAAAAAATTGGGGCGTTGGTGAATTATCTAAGAACCATGCGCATTCGTTAGATTATGCGATTAAGCATGCATCATCTAAATGGGTGATAATTTGTGATAACGATATTTTGTTTAAACCTGCTATTATTGATCTCTTGAATGAAATCAAAGATTCTCAATATGCTGTCATTGGTGAAATTGGGCATGATTCGGTACCACCAAGCCGCTTATTTCCATATTTATGCATTATTAACAAATCGCTTATTGATAAGTATCGAATTAACTTTTTTGATCCTAAAAGGTGCATGATTAAATTCACTGACCCGCAAACAGGAATGTTATCCAATCATTATGATACTGGGTATTCGTTTTTGGAAGATGTGCTTGCGAACCATCTACCTATTAAAAAAATTAATCTTGATACATATTGCACGCATTTTTTGCATGCTAGTCAAAATGCTAAAGGAGTTAATAAAGAAGATCGTATTCTCCAATGGATTGTTTCTAACAAACACTTAATTGTTTGA
- a CDS encoding transposase encodes MEPIRSEDTKAKIRASMSATKAKRKTQVCRVFELKVSVRHNPKEVFQKLANCFKEAKWVINDMLSKSKDSSMFDYKYTEHKEVTHFDKDRNEVVSTITLPSVLHRATVAQKLTDICNLAKARQSGRKIGALKYKRQVNCIPIITGFTKIIDGCRITIPGFRKLRVHGINQLHQFEEFEIADAKLIRKASGYYVKISVMLPKSSRNPTNREVGLDFGIKDSITTSFGDKYNCNVQESEYLKFLSKKLNRNKKQKDSKRRWRCKCQLAREYEHLANVRTDIANKIYHRLVTDYDVIYFQDEQIKNWHKGWFGKQVQSSCLGSLKQRLVALEASGRSFKISKWEPTTKLCPNCGCINPIGLGTRTYKCDCGYILDRDTHSARVVLMIGSSKRAECLEQASAEVATSMHISTASSAQVAPSKRKTEALTL; translated from the coding sequence ATGGAACCGATAAGAAGTGAAGATACAAAGGCCAAGATACGGGCAAGTATGTCCGCAACGAAGGCAAAACGGAAGACACAGGTCTGCCGTGTATTTGAACTCAAGGTATCCGTAAGGCACAATCCAAAGGAAGTGTTCCAGAAACTAGCCAATTGCTTTAAGGAAGCAAAGTGGGTAATCAACGATATGCTGTCCAAGTCCAAGGACAGTAGTATGTTTGATTACAAGTATACCGAGCATAAGGAAGTGACACACTTTGATAAGGACAGGAATGAGGTTGTATCAACCATTACCTTGCCATCCGTGTTGCACAGGGCGACTGTCGCCCAAAAGCTGACTGATATATGCAATCTTGCCAAGGCAAGGCAGTCTGGTAGAAAGATAGGTGCATTGAAGTATAAGAGACAGGTTAATTGTATCCCTATCATAACAGGCTTCACGAAGATTATAGATGGATGTAGGATAACCATCCCCGGATTTCGTAAGTTGCGAGTTCATGGGATTAACCAATTACATCAATTTGAAGAGTTTGAGATAGCGGATGCCAAGCTAATCCGTAAGGCATCTGGCTACTATGTTAAGATTAGCGTAATGCTGCCGAAGTCATCAAGGAACCCTACCAACCGAGAGGTCGGTCTTGATTTCGGTATAAAGGATTCCATAACGACATCGTTCGGTGACAAGTACAACTGCAATGTGCAAGAATCGGAGTACCTGAAGTTCCTGAGCAAAAAGCTGAATAGGAACAAGAAGCAGAAGGACTCCAAGCGTAGGTGGAGATGTAAGTGTCAGCTGGCTAGGGAATATGAACACTTGGCTAATGTTAGAACAGACATCGCCAACAAGATATACCATAGGCTAGTAACTGACTATGATGTTATATACTTTCAAGACGAGCAGATTAAGAACTGGCATAAGGGATGGTTTGGTAAACAAGTCCAGTCCTCTTGCCTTGGTTCACTGAAACAACGACTTGTTGCTCTTGAAGCAAGTGGGCGCAGTTTCAAAATATCAAAATGGGAACCAACTACCAAGCTGTGCCCTAACTGTGGGTGTATCAATCCGATTGGTTTGGGCACACGAACATATAAGTGTGATTGTGGGTATATCTTGGATAGGGATACCCACTCTGCCCGTGTAGTCTTGATGATTGGCTCATCCAAAAGAGCCGAGTGCTTGGAACAAGCCTCCGCTGAGGTAGCTACCTCTATGCATATTAGCACCGCTAGTAGCGCACAAGTTGCTCCGTCGAAGCGAAAAACAGAAGCTCTCACCCTTTAG
- a CDS encoding RtcB family protein has protein sequence MIEIQGKYNTAKVFCDIPESAAYAQILNMMCQCWSADMQVRIMPDVHAGKGCTVGTTMTIKDKIVPNLVGVDVGCGMLVAKIKDPFIEFGKLDKVIREKIPSGKNHRKDKHPLARQFSLDDLIADVKPDELLSIGSLGGGNHFIEVDRDDDGFFYVVIHSGSRHLGVAVCDYWQRKAIEECKTRTDERGAIIAKLKSEGRETEIEHALQNIEHFSTPPALAYLQGESFDGYLHDMAIAQEFAVLNREAMMNEIVKNMGFHVIDKFCTIHNYIDLDRMILRKGSVSAQAGERLIIPMNMRDGALICVGKGNPDWNYSAPHGAGRIMSRSVAKDTVSMEEYKKSMEGIYTTCVNAGTKDESPMAYKPMQEIIDNIGDTVDIEKIIKPVYNFKAAY, from the coding sequence ATGATTGAAATTCAGGGCAAGTACAATACTGCAAAGGTTTTCTGTGATATACCGGAATCCGCCGCATATGCTCAGATTTTGAATATGATGTGCCAGTGCTGGTCTGCCGATATGCAGGTAAGAATCATGCCGGACGTACATGCTGGTAAGGGTTGTACCGTGGGTACTACGATGACCATCAAGGATAAGATTGTCCCTAATCTGGTCGGTGTGGATGTAGGATGTGGCATGCTTGTTGCCAAGATCAAGGACCCGTTCATCGAATTCGGGAAGCTAGACAAGGTTATCCGTGAGAAAATCCCGTCCGGCAAGAACCATCGCAAGGATAAGCATCCGCTTGCACGCCAGTTCTCCCTAGATGACCTGATTGCTGATGTCAAGCCGGATGAACTGTTGTCCATCGGGTCGCTCGGCGGTGGAAACCATTTCATCGAGGTTGACCGTGATGACGATGGGTTTTTCTATGTCGTGATCCATTCCGGATCCCGTCACCTCGGCGTTGCTGTATGTGATTACTGGCAGCGCAAGGCTATTGAGGAGTGCAAGACTCGTACAGATGAGCGTGGTGCAATCATCGCTAAGCTGAAGTCCGAAGGCAGGGAAACCGAAATCGAACATGCGTTGCAGAATATTGAACATTTTTCAACGCCACCGGCATTGGCTTATCTGCAGGGTGAATCGTTTGATGGCTACTTGCACGACATGGCTATTGCACAGGAATTTGCCGTCCTGAACCGTGAGGCTATGATGAATGAAATAGTGAAGAATATGGGATTCCATGTAATCGATAAGTTCTGCACTATTCATAACTACATTGATCTGGACCGCATGATCTTGCGAAAGGGGTCGGTGTCTGCACAGGCTGGCGAGCGACTTATCATTCCGATGAATATGCGTGATGGCGCCCTAATCTGCGTTGGTAAGGGTAATCCGGACTGGAATTACTCTGCACCGCACGGAGCTGGCCGCATCATGTCTAGGTCAGTAGCTAAGGATACCGTTTCCATGGAAGAATACAAGAAGTCCATGGAAGGAATTTACACTACCTGCGTGAACGCCGGGACAAAGGATGAATCGCCTATGGCCTATAAGCCTATGCAGGAAATTATTGATAATATTGGCGATACCGTAGATATTGAAAAGATCATTAAGCCAGTGTACAATTTCAAGGCGGCATATTGA
- a CDS encoding tRNA(His) guanylyltransferase Thg1 family protein — MKQYESVEAQKTLLPGLPICVRLDGRAFHTVTKKCLKPFDPQLREVMNRVVEDLIEECDAVLGYTQSDEITLVLKPMNKLDDYYFKARIQKLCSMLASVASVSFNTLVRSDEFKDNLGMRITKQAYFDCRVWNVPNMAFAAMVFSWRQADSIKNSISMVAQSHFSHSELLSKNSDEKIDMLANIGVSYHSYPAEYRQGVFVKRVLVTRKYTVDELEQLPEKHAARQCPDLMVTRSEYRRFAGEELRSIQNQAEYLFDGADPVFRELDYRGKYQDSQTPTP; from the coding sequence ATGAAGCAGTATGAAAGCGTTGAAGCACAAAAAACTCTACTGCCCGGGCTTCCCATTTGCGTGCGTCTTGACGGGCGTGCATTTCATACGGTTACGAAGAAGTGCTTGAAGCCGTTTGATCCTCAGTTGCGTGAAGTCATGAACCGTGTGGTCGAGGACCTGATTGAAGAATGTGACGCAGTTCTCGGCTATACGCAATCAGATGAAATAACTCTTGTGCTGAAACCAATGAACAAGCTGGACGATTATTATTTTAAGGCTCGTATCCAGAAGTTGTGCAGCATGCTGGCGTCCGTTGCAAGTGTATCGTTTAATACCTTGGTCCGAAGCGATGAATTCAAAGATAACTTGGGTATGCGAATTACGAAGCAGGCATATTTTGACTGTCGTGTCTGGAATGTCCCGAATATGGCGTTTGCAGCTATGGTGTTTAGCTGGCGTCAGGCCGATTCGATCAAGAATAGTATCAGCATGGTTGCACAGTCGCATTTTTCCCATTCAGAATTGCTGTCAAAGAATAGTGATGAAAAGATTGACATGCTGGCGAATATTGGGGTATCATATCATTCGTATCCCGCCGAATATCGGCAGGGGGTGTTTGTTAAGCGAGTATTGGTAACTCGTAAATACACCGTAGACGAGCTTGAACAGTTGCCTGAAAAGCATGCCGCTAGACAGTGCCCTGACTTGATGGTAACTAGGTCTGAGTATCGAAGATTCGCTGGCGAAGAACTTAGGTCTATACAAAATCAGGCTGAATATTTGTTTGATGGTGCTGATCCGGTGTTTAGAGAATTGGATTATCGAGGCAAATATCAAGATAGCCAGACGCCAACACCATAG
- a CDS encoding VWA-like domain-containing protein, which translates to MTDEEFEKSFDGTICRLMINCPLVFNMLVGMEKIEDPHIETMGVSVRNGAVSLRYNRSFVEPLDERERNFCLMHEMMHVMLHHCTHRRSENKAYAYIDNVAMDLAINCMIPNDQFTNMPVFKESKFGKRAGDPAGLLPSQFDFPEKLSYEQYKDLLIRKYDLNDPSQVSFMGDDSGGSSGNGTGDGSGNGNSSGSGENGDDIDENCALGQITKGRISADHGEEYDEDPVLDDIIADMIEEATRNNTWGNIGYDAIEIVKAAQARTLNWGNLLRLYAGDFISPDKTPTRRRWNKHYGKPFLGTVTKFTEPVAVYVDTSGSVDIDSLSRFVSEIERIAYYTGVYLWSFDTTVKEPDSKVVFTRGAIGEIKFIGRGGTDFEDCFNHARKYGYSQLVIMTDGFACDVDPKSADGMDVVWVITKNGNPIGKPGRVVEMT; encoded by the coding sequence ATGACTGATGAAGAATTCGAAAAAAGCTTTGACGGCACTATATGTCGCCTGATGATCAACTGTCCGTTGGTCTTCAATATGCTTGTCGGCATGGAAAAGATTGAAGACCCGCATATTGAAACGATGGGTGTATCTGTACGCAACGGCGCAGTGTCACTGCGATATAACAGGTCGTTTGTCGAACCGCTGGACGAGCGTGAGCGTAATTTCTGCCTCATGCATGAAATGATGCATGTCATGTTGCACCACTGTACGCATCGAAGGTCGGAAAACAAGGCCTATGCGTACATAGACAACGTTGCCATGGATTTGGCAATTAACTGCATGATACCAAATGACCAGTTTACCAATATGCCTGTGTTTAAGGAATCAAAGTTCGGTAAACGTGCTGGTGACCCGGCCGGTCTTCTCCCTAGCCAGTTTGACTTTCCTGAAAAACTGTCATATGAACAGTACAAGGATTTGCTTATCCGCAAATATGACCTGAATGACCCAAGCCAAGTTTCATTTATGGGTGATGACAGTGGCGGTAGTTCTGGCAATGGTACTGGCGATGGTAGCGGAAATGGTAATTCTAGTGGTTCTGGCGAAAATGGGGATGATATCGACGAAAACTGTGCATTAGGACAGATCACTAAAGGCCGTATTTCTGCTGATCATGGCGAAGAATATGACGAGGACCCGGTCCTCGATGATATCATAGCAGATATGATAGAAGAAGCTACCCGAAACAATACATGGGGTAACATCGGCTATGACGCAATCGAAATTGTCAAGGCTGCACAAGCTAGAACATTGAATTGGGGAAATCTCCTAAGGCTTTATGCGGGCGACTTTATTTCGCCGGACAAAACACCTACTAGGCGCCGCTGGAACAAACACTACGGAAAACCGTTCTTGGGGACCGTGACGAAATTCACTGAGCCGGTTGCGGTATACGTGGATACGTCTGGCAGTGTTGACATCGATTCACTTTCGAGGTTTGTATCGGAAATCGAACGCATTGCATATTACACTGGTGTATATTTGTGGAGTTTCGACACCACAGTTAAGGAACCTGACTCGAAGGTTGTTTTTACTCGTGGAGCTATCGGAGAGATTAAGTTCATTGGTCGTGGCGGAACCGATTTCGAAGACTGTTTTAATCATGCTCGTAAATATGGTTACAGTCAGCTTGTCATCATGACAGATGGGTTTGCATGTGATGTCGATCCTAAATCGGCTGACGGGATGGATGTGGTATGGGTTATTACCAAGAATGGCAATCCGATTGGGAAACCCGGACGTGTTGTGGAGATGACATAA
- a CDS encoding Stealth CR1 domain-containing protein, which produces MNSPIDIVVPWVNPNDAAWKKQYEHWHRIDAGVAAECRYRDFGVFKYTIMGMIKFCPWVRNIIIVLASPTQKEPWMDTISEKVRIVYHEDYIPKPFLPTFNSNVIEMFFHMIPGLASNFILFNDDFYVVQPTKETDFFVDNLPVDFAIPKHNWLKGGLFDTTQQNNQRIANRIHHKNTGYADFHFPIAYNKKTWIDTWLKYPDELWCALMDSRFRQPKNVTHWMFRHIQLGTGKFYSYDLHNNATYIVLGDGTSKKAMLDAALHKKVICLNEQEGLTFTYDAMKEFMQAFFKSMFE; this is translated from the coding sequence ATGAACTCTCCAATCGATATAGTGGTGCCATGGGTAAATCCCAATGACGCCGCTTGGAAAAAACAGTACGAACACTGGCACCGCATTGATGCCGGTGTTGCTGCCGAATGCCGATACAGGGACTTCGGCGTTTTTAAATATACGATCATGGGCATGATAAAGTTCTGTCCATGGGTCCGCAATATCATAATCGTACTTGCTTCGCCGACGCAAAAAGAACCATGGATGGATACGATCAGTGAAAAAGTCCGTATCGTATATCATGAAGACTATATACCCAAACCATTCCTACCAACATTTAATTCGAATGTGATCGAAATGTTCTTCCATATGATACCGGGTCTAGCGTCAAACTTCATCCTGTTCAATGATGATTTTTATGTCGTGCAGCCAACCAAGGAAACCGATTTCTTTGTGGACAACCTTCCGGTTGATTTTGCGATACCGAAGCACAACTGGCTTAAAGGCGGGCTGTTCGACACTACTCAGCAGAATAACCAGCGTATTGCCAACCGCATTCATCACAAGAACACGGGATATGCCGACTTCCATTTTCCCATTGCATACAATAAGAAAACGTGGATTGACACATGGCTAAAATACCCTGATGAACTTTGGTGCGCCCTAATGGATTCTAGATTCAGGCAACCCAAAAACGTCACACACTGGATGTTTAGACACATTCAGCTTGGTACCGGAAAATTTTATTCATATGACCTGCACAACAATGCCACATATATCGTACTTGGTGATGGGACTAGTAAAAAAGCAATGCTGGATGCAGCATTGCATAAGAAGGTAATCTGCCTTAATGAGCAAGAAGGCCTAACGTTCACTTACGATGCGATGAAGGAATTCATGCAGGCATTTTTTAAAAGCATGTTTGAATAG